GGGTTCGGGGAATTGTTGCCTTAATTCCGAGTCTTTGGGTGTACCATAATTAAGCCAGTATCCTTCTCCAAATAGTGGGGAATTGAGCGCTAGGGTTCCCTCTAATTCTAAACCATCATCGCCCCTGGCGTTTTCGATTCCTTCCACCAAAAAACAGCTATTCTCGGCATTTTCAAAGAGGACTGCGTATCCTTTCCTCTCTTCTGCGAGGATTTTAATCTCGCTGGCCCGAAATCCAGGAGGGATATAGTTAGGTAAAATAATCTTAGCATCTAGCGATCGCAGTTGTTGGCGTTGACTGGCGCTCAAAGTTACCGTTTCTGCTCTCAAATATTGCCCATTGTCAATAATAACAATAGATAATCCTAAAACTAAGGGCCAGAAAAATTTTATGGTCATAATCGCTGTTTCTAGGGTCATATTCTGGAGAATATGTCAGTTTTTAGGCAATTTACTGATTATTTAACCAGATTAATGACGAATATTGCCCTTTTCCTGTTCCCGATTCCCTATCTACCGATTCTAATCGACAAAAAATCATAGCTTGTCTGTGGATTCCACTTTTTTCCACTTCTGTCACCCAGAATTATGGGACTGACATCACCCCAAACCCTCTCGTATTCTAAGGTTATCGACAGGAAAGAGAGGTAACAACCATGTTAGTCAGCCACCAAAATCCAACTTTTGTCCGTAACTACTTAATCGCAGTTATCTCCGTGGTGATGATGGGTGTGGGAGTTGCCGATCTCGTCAATAATCCCTCTCGAATCGCTCAACAAAACCGTCTTGATGGTTATGGTCGCTATGTTAGCGCTGGTTTGGTTAGCGGTGCGGTCAATAATATGCGTTAATTTGCCTCTGATTCTCAATCCTGTTTAAAAGGTGTGAGTAATTATAAATTATGAATTATGAATTATGAACTGGGGAGAATAAATAAAAATAATCTCCTGAATACTGACTCCTGACTCCTGATAACTGATAACTGATAACTGATAACTGCTTAAACCCAAGAATGGAGAGCGCGTAATTGGGGCGTTTTTTTAGCTTGGTGGGTCTGCATTCTTTGTAAAACATCATCGAGAATTGTCACCGCTTCCCGGATATATTTCCCCTTATTCAGCATGACACATTCGGCCCTTTCGGCCATAGCGGCATCGGTAATCTCGGCCCGGGAAGGAATACTTTTCTGGACCAGATTTTCTAGGACTTGGGTGGCCCAAATTACCGGAATATGGGCCGCTTCGCATAACCAGAGAATTTCCTCTTGAATTTCTGCTAATCTTTGATAGCCAATTTCTACAGCCAAATCACCCCGGGCAATCATCACCCCAAAAGGTTGTTTACCGGCGGCATGGATGATTAATTCCGGCAGATTTTTCACGGCTAAAGGTGTTTCTATTTTGGCCACGATTGCTTTTTGTCGCCAAGCATCCCCCAAACGACTTTGTAACTCTAGCTGTAGTGTCTCGATATCGCTGGCTTTTTGTACAAAAGAGTAACCGATAATATCGGCATTTTCGGCAATAAAATCTAAATCTTGCCGGTCTTTTGCGGTCAAAGGATCGATATTTAAGACAGTATCGGGGAAATTTAGGCCCTTATCTGCTTTGAGTTTTTCCCCTTTCTCCCTGGCGTGGGTAATTTTTAGTAAAAGACCTTCTGGCATTATGGCAATAACTTCAGCCCCAATATGACCATCATCAATCCAAACTTTCGCCCCGACGGGAATTTGGGGAATAATCTCCGGTTGGGAACAATTAGCCTGAAAATACTGAGGATGGGCAGTATGGGGCGCTTGGGTGGTTAAGAGGAGAAAATCCCCTTGATATAGTCTGGTTTGGGACTGGGGGGCTAAAATCTGTTCTAAACGGATTTTTGGGCCCGCTAAGTCCATATAAACTTTACAGGTATGTCCATTGACTAAATTTTCGGGATTTTTGACCGCCTCGCGCAGATTTTCGAGCATTCCCTGCCACTCTTTCGGGCTATCATGGGCGCAATTAATGCGAATACAGTCCATCCCGCAACGCAGTAATTGAGCGATAAAATCGGGGTCAGTTGCCGCCTCCGTCGGCATTGTCACCATAATTCGCACCTGACGCCGGGGGGAAGGCAGACCGAAAACTTCGGCGCTATGGGAGGCTAAAAGTTGATCTCCTTGGAAAAATGCCTCTAAAGGGGGATGTTTGGGTAATAATGAGGCTTCTTGATGACAAACCGCCCCTAAAGTGGCAATTACCGCATCGAGGGTCGGTAAAACTTTCGATTCAATCCGGCCGAGGGAAGATAATCCCCAGGGCATTAAAGCTAATTGTAAATCCCGGATATCTTCTTGTCTCAGGGCGAGATAATAGGCTAAATTACGGGTGCTAGGTTGAAAATTATCCTTTTCAATCAGGTTTTTCCACTGCTGCAATTTCTCCTCTCCTTCTACTGTCACAAAATGCCGTAACCTTTGCAGATGATGGAGAAGAGTTTGGGGATAGGATAATTGTTCTCGTTTGAGTTGTTCTGAGAGAGTTAAAGACATAAAATTAAGTAAAAAGTAAAAATCGTCAATTACTAAGGCAATACTCGTCTAGAAAATGATCACTTTCGCCGCTTATATTGCTTGTGGGCGGTTATGGGGTCAGTTCTCAGGTATAATCTCTCTATTTCTATACTAAGCAAATATCCTGTCTCTAGAAGTTAATTTTTGCTGCGATTTATGGGGTTTATCTTCATGGTGAGGTGGGAAGTTTTGGTTTTCGGGGTTCGCTGGTCGGTGGTCGCTACTAGAAAAGCTAGGTTTATCGGTGAAAAACTATCGATAAGCTTCCCTGTTTTATTCCATAAAATTAAAAATAATGGCGGACATTGGTTGAATCAATTATCTTTTTTGAGCTATATTCAGGCTGTATAAAGTGATTAGTAACTACAGTATTAAGTTTTATGAAGGGAGAGAATGCTCCAGAATCGCGACTATAATGATTAAACAGATCATTCCTGTGTCGGCGAGAGCGAGAAAATATGTCTGCCACTGAATACGAAGCAATTATCGGTTTAGAAACCCACTGTCAACTCAACACCAAAAGCAAGATATTTTGTCCCTGTCCCACCAACTTCGATAGTCCCCCCAATACTAACGTCTGTCCCATCTGTTTGGGTTATCCGGGGGTATTACCC
This portion of the Microcystis aeruginosa NIES-2549 genome encodes:
- a CDS encoding pyruvate kinase — its product is MSLTLSEQLKREQLSYPQTLLHHLQRLRHFVTVEGEEKLQQWKNLIEKDNFQPSTRNLAYYLALRQEDIRDLQLALMPWGLSSLGRIESKVLPTLDAVIATLGAVCHQEASLLPKHPPLEAFFQGDQLLASHSAEVFGLPSPRRQVRIMVTMPTEAATDPDFIAQLLRCGMDCIRINCAHDSPKEWQGMLENLREAVKNPENLVNGHTCKVYMDLAGPKIRLEQILAPQSQTRLYQGDFLLLTTQAPHTAHPQYFQANCSQPEIIPQIPVGAKVWIDDGHIGAEVIAIMPEGLLLKITHAREKGEKLKADKGLNFPDTVLNIDPLTAKDRQDLDFIAENADIIGYSFVQKASDIETLQLELQSRLGDAWRQKAIVAKIETPLAVKNLPELIIHAAGKQPFGVMIARGDLAVEIGYQRLAEIQEEILWLCEAAHIPVIWATQVLENLVQKSIPSRAEITDAAMAERAECVMLNKGKYIREAVTILDDVLQRMQTHQAKKTPQLRALHSWV